The following nucleotide sequence is from Solanum dulcamara chromosome 7, daSolDulc1.2, whole genome shotgun sequence.
CCCCCTTCAAATCCACTGGTACCCGGATTGATTTTGACATAGCCATCTATGTTAAGTATAAACCTTCCATTCTTGGGGGGAATCCATTTGACAAGGATCCTGATAGTTTTTTTGTTGGTATTGTTACGAGGACCAATGATGAGGTGGGATTCAGTGGCTTGATGGAGAGCATCATTGAGTTAAATgcacttcttctttttttgaagATATTATTATTCCTTTTGAGCCAAACTATCCAGAAACAAAAATGTGACATTACATCCCAAGGGATACAATTGTTATAAGATTTTCCTTTGATGGATCTCCATAAGTTGCGTCAATTATCAGTGGACAGGTTGAAAAGATTATTTTGGTATTTGGGTGAGTTGTTTCCCTCAATAGCCATCAATAAGTTAgttgcattagtacattggaaaaatatatgatttatatcTTCAGAAGGATGGCCACAAATTGTGTAGGAAAGGTTGATATCTAAACCTATTATGTGAAGATACTGCGGCGTGAGGAGTCTATAATGGTGTATCAATTAGAGAAAGGTTTTGATTTTATTGGGGCATTGAGCATCCCAAATCCATCTAAAATCCTTCTCATCAAGATTAGGGTTATTGGGATGGACCTGGCTATGGATGAGGTAGTATGCACTATCATGCTAACTTACAGCCTATATGAGAGATTGAAGAAAATGTTACTAATGTCCTAATTATCATTTTCTGATAATATCACTGATTTTCAGGTTTTCCTCACCAAACTTAAGTGGTTCTCGAATCATGCTACTGATGGAATTTTGATGAGGGATAAGGTTAATCTTAGTCCCCTTCTAGAGGGTCCACCTGTGCCCCTTAATACTAATTTTCCAGCCTTTAGGATGCATTTTCAGATCTTATACATAAGTCTCTTCCTATAATGTGGCTCAGATCTGGAGTACTTGCTAATGGGGACTTTTCCCCAAAGACTAGTGGGATTGTGATATAACCTCCATGTTAAACTAGCATGTATGGACTTGTTCTTGACATTACTTTTCTAGATGCCCCGATCTTCGTCTTTCTTTTTACAAGTCAAGGTATTCCAGTTCACTAAGTGCGTTCTCTTCTTCTCAACATTAGTACTCCAGATAAAGTTCATTTCgattatgttattgttgttattgatcTTGCAAGGAAGCTTAGTGATGCATGATGTGACTAGAAATACTATCAAGTATACCATATTTTACATCACACATGATTCAATTTTGCCCTTCTATTATGTGTATGATTCAAGTTTGTCCTTCTATTATGTGTACGATTCAATTTTAGCCCTCCCCCGCTACTACCACCACTACCTCTCCACCTGATTGCTGAGAATTGAGTGTATAAATGCAAGTTACTAAAACTTTAGGGACCAAGctgtaaaaaaaaaactacccaATTGAAACAGGCAAAAACAAATGCGGGTTGGTTGTACCAGTGGAACATAATCCACCATTCATGGCGTCCTCTCTATCCACAAACCTCAAATTCACCTTACAACATTCTTCACTAACCCTTCCACCACTAACATCAACCACCACTAGACGAGTCTCAGTGCGATGCGGTCCACGAAGCAACCGTGGACCTCTAGTCAAAGGCCGAATACTTAGCATCGAAGCAATCCAAGCGATTCAAGCCCTAAAACGAGCTCAAAGAACGGACCCTTCCCAAATTGAAGCTCAAATCTCAAAAACCCTCAATCGTCTCATCAAAACAGATCTCATTGCTGCTTACAAAGAACTTCTACGACAAGACCTTTGCGATTTGGCCCTCAAAGTATTTCCAGCCGTTCAATCGGAATGTGATGTCCCTGATTTGGGGCTTTATGCTGATATGGTTTTAGCTTTGACCAGGACGGGTTTTGCTAAACATATTGATGAATTGATTTGTGATTTGGAGAAAGTGGGTACTATTGAATGTGATGATAAGTCGCTGGTAAGGTTGGTGAGGGCGTTGGTTGAAGGTGAACAAGTTGAATCTACTGTTAGGGTTTATGAATTGATGAAAAAGAGTGGATGGGGTTCTAGATTTGAGATTGATGAATATGTAGCTAAGGTTTTAAGGAGAGGGTTTAAGAGATTTGGGAAAGAGGAAATGGCTGATGAAGTTGATGAACAATTACAGAGATCGTCTCGATTAGTTTTGGGGAAACTACAGTGATATTGTTTTTTTGATCTTACTGTAATTGTATATTGTAGTTTAAGTAAGTATACATTGCTGTTTGTTTCGATTCGAAAAGATTACCAAATTCTCTAATGTTACTTTTTTCTTCAAAGTTGGAATCAGCTATCTTATATACAAAAGATGTATATCAAATGATATTAAAAAGTCAGACATTAGCATCACAAGACAATTACAAATACCAACAATGAAAGAAAAATCCAAAACAAATGAACTTACCTTATCATCAGTAGGAATCCAAAACTTGATGATCATTAGCTTATAAGCATATGTGCACAACTTTGTTAATTAAGTTTGACTTGGTAAAAATATTACATTCCAACCACAGAACAGAGTGATCAGTCGATTGCCGATGAACTCCTTCCTATAAACAGAAAAGCACAGTTATTCAtactaagtaaaaaaaaaaaaaaaagttaaataaaaaaGCGTCGACAGCAGGATTCGAACCTGCGCAGGCAAAGCCCAACAGATTTCGAGTCTGTCTCCTTAACCACTCGGACATATCGACGATTGTATGTTTGGATCAGCTGATTTTATATaaatcttttaaattaatattgaatAACCCAAGACTAGCTAACGCATCTGGTTCACATTCACGAAAAAGGTTGGAAATCTGACATCTTTTTATGTTTAGAAAATGTGAAGCAACACTAATATGTACTTTGGGAAGTGAAAAACTATTAATTTGGATTTAAGGATAACAGATGTTgtctaaaaataattatccatccaatgaaatttatttcatttagttcGAAAGTTAAAAGCCGGTAATGGAAACAGAAAAGGCATTTGATTAGATACAAAATATAAAGTCACTTGCACAAAGGAAATCTTGATTAAATGGGATCATTGTCATTATATGCGCACTCACATAAagcatgaaaaaaaaaaaacatgatatGAAGGTTCTTATCATAGGCTTTAAAGATAAGCTTGAAGCTAGTGTTAGATGCTTGTCATTTGTTAATTCGATACAAGTTATTTACTCCGTGACACTATTTGATTTGAcgcaaaaaaaaagaattttttttgaaattcataatttaaaataacgCTTATATGtggttataaattattttttaagggcAAAAATGTAATTTCAAAATAAAGCTATttctaattataaaaaaatgatattttttttggcCAGACTAAAAAAAGTATGTCGTataaattgattaaaaaaaaaacttaggaGCTCCTAATATTTAGTTCAAATGGTTGCTTTATATACAATGACATGATATGAGCAGTGCaacaatttattttaataattagcATTTGTTTTAAGGTTTGATTAATACGCATCATTTTAATAAAGGAGAAACGCTCtaccaatttttcttttaatttgtcGGACTCAAATTGTTGAGACAGGAGTGAAGCATTATTTGGTCACAAATTACGTAACACAAGATAAGTTCAGGTTCAAATTAATGATTAatcatcggaccattggaattttctTGTAATTATTAATGAGCATCAATATTTGGTGGACCTTAAGTTATTCTCCAATTGACAAgactgaaaagaaaaaagaaaaaaacaagaagaaaagtaGTAAGTTGAGTGCTACAAAATTGCACTGCATAGAGATAGGACATGTTAAGGATAAGAGCAAAGTTGAATGCTACGTACTGTTACAATATTAAGGTGGGCATGCATCCATTAACTTCGATTATATtgtgttattaatttaaattattgtatgatatcattaaatttattattatgtaTCTATTAGTTTAGTATGatcatgttattattattttttcttttttattttgtatttgtttattatataataataataattttattttatattaatgagAAAAGTATGGAAAACATCTCTAAATTTAGCGCAAATTATtagttttctctccaaattaTTGACAGTCTTAAAAACAGCCCTCTACTTGACTAACTAAACTTAGATACACCCTCCATCTGCCGACATAATAGTTCTACCTCATgaccttattattattattatatatttattcttcaaattattcatgtgtaACATTATATAATGATTAAAACAAtacaatttatttaaatattattttatttaaataatctatatattatattaaaagcatgactcatgaactctacctttttgaaaaaaatcagaaaagaaTTGATTGTGACAATTGATGATTCACCAAAACCTGCAACAAATTTTTAATGTTTTACTGGTGAGTAGTGTCATTCATTTTTTATATTCGATTTGAATTAGTCGTATTATCATTGAAATATTAACATGAAACTTActacaaataatttaatttttttagtaacTATACTTAAATTTTCTGTCaacaattaattttatatatctaaTTCAAAAAAAGTAACACACAAAGAAGAGAAGACATCCGTTCGGAATAGCATTGATGCTTGAAGAAAGTAGGCaacattcaatatcaatttatTATTTCCACTTAAAACTAACCTATGGTAGGAAGCAAATTGCACAATAAGCCaacaatttttagaaaataaattttattcctAATATTAGACTCCTAAAATAACAATAAGTAGGTAAATATATGTAAGtgtatcatatatttttttttcctgtttttcattcatttattaCAACTTTGTATTGTTAGAATAGatatactaaaaatatcataaaaatagtttaatagTTTGCCGAGAAAAGCTACAGATCAGTAGCAATGtaaaaatttatatgaaaataaattttattcctAATATTAGACtactaaaaataacaataagtgGGTACATGTAACtattcatatattattttatttttttcaattaacaTGTTCATTTTTAagtacattttttattttaaaattttatgctatcttctttaaaaaaaattacttatattaatttttttaaatatatatttattattaattaatgcgATACATACGTACAGAATATATACACTTAACTAGTATAACATGATATGATGAGACGATAAGTAGTAATCTTCTGAACAAGCTGAAACGATAGAATTAATCTCTCGTCTCTTCTGCTAAAGTATATGGGCACATGGAAGGCACATGACAAATCTGTTAGATTttgcctttttatttttattttatgatctaaattaataataaaatatatatttttactttttagcAAGTGTTTGgctataaatttttaaatattttgcaaATTATTTTTGGTGAAGTTTCATCATGCGTTTGGCTTTggattttgagaaaaatatttggcttttaaaaaaaatatgatttatatccataagttataaaaattattaaaattacgcttaagtttgtattatcattttataataaaacTGTTCTATTAAAATaaccttataacataattgatgaCAATCAACAACAAAAGCACTGATTCAGGATAAATTTTTACAACACATTAAAAACAAGTTGTTCTTTTTAATGGAATTGATCGTAGATAGATATTAATTGAATTAATAGATG
It contains:
- the LOC129896710 gene encoding protein THYLAKOID ASSEMBLY 8, chloroplastic; translation: MASSLSTNLKFTLQHSSLTLPPLTSTTTRRVSVRCGPRSNRGPLVKGRILSIEAIQAIQALKRAQRTDPSQIEAQISKTLNRLIKTDLIAAYKELLRQDLCDLALKVFPAVQSECDVPDLGLYADMVLALTRTGFAKHIDELICDLEKVGTIECDDKSLVRLVRALVEGEQVESTVRVYELMKKSGWGSRFEIDEYVAKVLRRGFKRFGKEEMADEVDEQLQRSSRLVLGKLQ